From Chryseobacterium tructae, one genomic window encodes:
- a CDS encoding DUF2795 domain-containing protein, translating to MYWTLELASYLSDAPWPMTKAELIDYAIRTGAPMEVVENLQAIEDEGEIYESIEEVWSDYPTDEDFLWNEDEY from the coding sequence ATGTACTGGACATTAGAATTAGCTTCATATCTAAGTGACGCACCTTGGCCAATGACAAAAGCAGAGCTTATTGACTACGCAATCAGAACTGGTGCTCCTATGGAAGTAGTTGAAAACCTTCAGGCCATTGAGGATGAAGGAGAAATTTATGAATCTATCGAAGAAGTTTGGAGTGACTATCCAACAGACGAGGATTTCCTTTGGAACGAGGACGAATATTAA
- a CDS encoding WG repeat-containing protein, whose product MRRYLPLIFLLSCAPDHPKITRQDIDYFEKDKNTDLFRVHHKNGKWGFVDKDTITIIPFKYDFINPFDENGLAYTKDGGKEFYINRQGKVAISSDYDEMGLFSEGLLSVKRKGKYGFLDTEGNVVIPMVYDEVGFFSQGLCGVSKNKKHGFIDPKGRVVIPIIYDAVDNSDIDSIVTASKNRKWAFFDSKGKQLSDFMYDKVFKGYNLNIPPPPDISEATTYFQNGAVLVLKNKKYEFLNEEIKSAFQDNTFDLASVFDTYKNAIVKRNNKYGIIKPDGIAKVPIEYDWIGYFDTNHNSSEYYNAKKDNIFHIYNRNLKKIGESYEKVSSDFSVSTPNLIFKNLKGQYGMVNSNGSIVIPFEYSELEKLNQDLFLGKRNGKVGILDKNGRLRIPFEYKSLDGLDDHGQLFIADDKIIDLDNKPILSGYDRITPIYYNNQRFIVSKNKKYGIVDIKNKILLPLEYDEISNWVEYGPEKRHFIVKKGKHGLIEDETFRIVIPPIYDEFIQRRGVIFAHRNGKSGILDINNKEICPFIFNEIKHGYFFGVGYREDENRIYSKKDNKFYEITLTGKIIKEISQKEYKKDTEHQNM is encoded by the coding sequence ATGCGTAGATATTTACCCCTGATATTTCTTTTGTCATGCGCTCCCGATCATCCTAAAATTACAAGACAGGATATTGATTATTTTGAAAAAGATAAAAATACAGATCTGTTCAGAGTACATCATAAAAATGGGAAGTGGGGATTTGTAGATAAAGATACAATCACCATCATTCCTTTTAAATATGATTTTATAAATCCTTTTGATGAAAATGGACTAGCTTATACAAAAGACGGAGGTAAAGAATTTTATATCAATAGACAGGGCAAAGTTGCTATTTCTTCTGATTATGATGAAATGGGTTTGTTTTCAGAAGGGTTGCTCAGTGTCAAACGAAAAGGGAAGTATGGTTTTCTGGATACAGAGGGGAATGTAGTCATTCCGATGGTATATGATGAAGTTGGGTTTTTTAGCCAGGGCTTATGCGGGGTTTCAAAGAATAAAAAGCACGGATTTATTGATCCAAAAGGAAGGGTTGTTATTCCTATTATTTATGATGCAGTCGATAATTCTGATATTGATTCTATTGTGACTGCTTCTAAAAACAGAAAGTGGGCCTTTTTTGATTCTAAAGGAAAACAATTGTCAGACTTTATGTACGATAAGGTTTTTAAGGGGTATAATCTAAATATACCGCCTCCTCCAGATATAAGTGAAGCCACCACTTATTTTCAAAATGGAGCTGTTTTGGTATTAAAGAATAAGAAGTATGAGTTTCTTAATGAAGAGATAAAATCTGCATTTCAGGACAATACATTCGATTTAGCATCAGTATTTGATACCTATAAAAATGCCATTGTCAAAAGAAATAATAAATACGGGATTATAAAGCCTGATGGAATAGCAAAAGTTCCCATAGAATATGACTGGATAGGGTACTTTGATACAAATCATAACTCTTCAGAATATTATAATGCAAAAAAGGACAACATATTTCATATCTATAACAGGAACCTGAAGAAAATAGGAGAATCGTATGAAAAGGTTTCCAGTGATTTTTCAGTTTCTACACCGAATTTAATATTTAAAAATTTGAAAGGACAATATGGAATGGTAAATTCGAATGGCAGTATTGTAATTCCTTTTGAATATAGCGAGCTTGAAAAACTGAATCAAGATCTCTTTCTTGGAAAAAGGAACGGAAAGGTTGGAATTCTTGATAAAAACGGAAGATTAAGAATCCCTTTTGAATATAAAAGTCTAGATGGGTTGGATGATCATGGTCAGTTATTTATTGCAGATGATAAAATTATAGACTTAGATAATAAACCAATACTATCTGGATATGATCGTATTACACCAATTTATTATAATAACCAGAGGTTTATTGTATCTAAAAATAAGAAGTACGGAATTGTTGATATTAAGAATAAAATATTACTACCTTTAGAATATGATGAAATATCAAATTGGGTAGAATACGGGCCGGAAAAAAGACATTTTATTGTTAAAAAGGGTAAACATGGATTAATAGAAGATGAAACATTCAGGATTGTAATTCCACCAATTTATGATGAGTTTATTCAAAGAAGAGGTGTGATTTTTGCTCACAGAAATGGAAAATCAGGTATTTTAGATATTAATAATAAAGAAATTTGTCCTTTTATTTTTAATGAGATTAAACATGGGTACTTTTTTGGGGTTGGATATCGTGAAGATGAGAACAGGATTTACTCTAAAAAAGATAATAAGTTTTACGAAATAACCTTAACAGGGAAAATTATAAAAGAAATTTCTCAGAAAGAATATAAAAAAGATACTGAACACCAAAATATGTAA
- a CDS encoding DUF2797 domain-containing protein produces MQFQGQVLKMISYDAKPIQYYLNLSGDLIHLNELFGKELSIKHVGFQCVNCGENKPIYRMGFCKSCFFESPYASDTIIRPELSTAHLGVAERDLEVEKEIQLQPHTVYLAYTGDVKVGVTRNTQIPTRWIDQGATFALPIARTENRYEAGMIEVALKEHLADKTNWRKMLQDDFEGEVDLADFRQKIKDHFPEDFQKFYSEGEELWAFDYPFEKPEKVTSFTLDKKPEFTGKLTGIKGQYLGFEGGNFINVRGHEGYVIELNVKN; encoded by the coding sequence ATGCAGTTTCAAGGGCAAGTTTTAAAAATGATAAGCTATGATGCTAAACCCATCCAATATTACCTCAATCTTTCAGGAGATCTGATTCATCTTAATGAGTTGTTTGGAAAGGAATTAAGTATTAAGCATGTAGGATTTCAGTGTGTAAACTGTGGTGAAAATAAGCCTATTTATAGAATGGGGTTTTGTAAAAGCTGCTTTTTTGAAAGTCCTTATGCTAGTGATACCATCATTCGTCCGGAGCTTTCAACGGCTCATTTAGGGGTGGCAGAGCGTGATTTGGAAGTAGAAAAAGAAATTCAGCTTCAGCCTCACACGGTGTATTTGGCCTATACCGGAGATGTAAAAGTAGGAGTGACCAGAAATACCCAGATTCCTACAAGATGGATCGATCAGGGAGCTACTTTTGCTTTACCTATTGCAAGAACAGAGAACCGTTATGAAGCGGGAATGATAGAAGTTGCCTTAAAAGAACACTTAGCAGATAAAACAAACTGGAGAAAAATGCTTCAGGACGATTTTGAAGGAGAGGTAGATCTGGCGGATTTCAGACAAAAGATCAAAGATCATTTTCCGGAGGATTTCCAGAAGTTCTACAGTGAAGGAGAAGAACTTTGGGCATTTGATTATCCTTTTGAAAAACCCGAGAAAGTAACTTCATTTACTTTAGATAAGAAGCCTGAATTTACAGGGAAACTTACGGGTATTAAAGGACAATACCTTGGATTTGAAGGCGGAAATTTTATCAATGTAAGAGGGCATGAAGGATATGTGATAGAACTGAATGTGAAAAATTAA
- a CDS encoding GDP-mannose 4,6-dehydratase has protein sequence MIYLVTGGSGFIGSHLVERLLRNGHSVINIDNFDDFYSYQVKIKNTLESIDIISNFEFSDKETDIQHLTSLSHSDKYSLYYQDIRDKKGLEDIFRNHSIDMVIHLAALAGVRPSIEKPLEYEEVNVRGTMNLWELCKEFNIKKFICASSSSVYGNNEKVPFAETDNVDNPISPYAATKKCGEVLGHVYHSLYHIDMIQLRFFTVYGPRQRPDLAIHKFTKLISEGVEIPFYGDGTTARDYTYIDDIIDGIIKSVLYLENNSNVYEILNLGENQVVTLTEMVATIEDTLEMTANRKILPMQPGDVTKTNADITKAKTLIGYKPDTDFQNGIKKFVEWFLRKRQ, from the coding sequence ATGATTTATCTTGTAACAGGCGGTAGCGGCTTTATTGGTTCCCATTTAGTTGAACGATTATTAAGAAATGGACATTCTGTCATAAACATTGACAATTTTGATGATTTTTACAGCTATCAGGTAAAAATTAAAAATACTTTAGAGTCTATCGATATAATTTCGAATTTTGAATTTTCTGACAAAGAAACTGACATTCAACATCTGACTTCTCTTTCTCATTCTGACAAATATTCCCTTTACTATCAGGATATCAGAGACAAAAAAGGTCTTGAAGACATTTTCAGGAACCACTCTATTGATATGGTTATTCACCTGGCTGCATTAGCGGGTGTTCGTCCTTCTATTGAAAAACCTTTGGAGTATGAAGAAGTAAATGTTCGCGGAACAATGAATCTTTGGGAGTTATGCAAAGAGTTCAATATCAAAAAATTTATTTGTGCGTCTTCATCAAGTGTTTACGGAAACAATGAAAAGGTTCCTTTTGCAGAAACTGATAATGTAGACAACCCTATTTCTCCTTATGCAGCAACAAAAAAATGCGGAGAAGTTCTGGGACATGTATATCATAGTCTTTATCATATTGACATGATTCAGTTAAGATTTTTTACGGTATACGGCCCAAGACAGCGACCAGATCTTGCCATTCATAAATTTACGAAGCTGATTTCAGAAGGTGTAGAAATTCCTTTCTATGGGGATGGCACTACCGCCAGAGATTATACCTATATTGATGACATTATTGATGGGATTATCAAATCTGTTCTTTACTTAGAAAATAATTCCAATGTGTATGAAATCCTTAATTTAGGAGAAAACCAGGTCGTTACTTTAACAGAAATGGTAGCCACAATAGAAGATACCCTGGAAATGACTGCCAACAGAAAAATTCTGCCAATGCAGCCTGGAGATGTCACAAAAACTAATGCCGATATTACCAAAGCTAAGACTTTAATAGGGTATAAACCTGACACAGACTTCCAAAATGGCATAAAAAAATTTGTGGAATGGTTTTTGAGAAAACGACAATAG
- a CDS encoding TonB-dependent siderophore receptor, whose protein sequence is MKNVLMCASLLGSVFSFAQEKDSTKTKSIDAVIINTYIKKDSESSNKMPLKAIENPQVYSSIDKVILENQGIYTVDDAFKNITGLQNMWTSNGRAGDGGAYVSLRGFVSSNSLRNGVLGAVTGTIDAINLEKVEVLKGPSGTLFGSLLSSYGGVINRVTKKPYDTFGGNVSLGGGSYNTYRAAVDINTPITQDKKLLFRLNSAYTNEGTFQTEGFRRNLAIAPSLSYKPTDRLTINLDMELFQMKNMSDQTFFFYSGDYLQKVNNIKDLNLDYRNSYLGKDLTNTGRSINFFGQVNYKVSNTITSSTNFSTSSSYSNGFMPYLYFSGDYADRVYRSDQSTRDSRKRSLNFQQNFNGDFHIGNLRNRVVVGFDYLRVNNNQNFYDVNGFDKNAKGESIPVPLHTAFDYTNFNGSALQVQYAAMAGNEKPYLINGIQENYAVYISNVLNITKNLNVLMALRVDNFSNKPGSTSLTDPQEKEKLNQTFFSPKLGVVYELIKDKVSVFGNYQNSFKNLDYYVNASGATVTPVPEQANQIEGGIKTNLFNGKISSTFSYYNIKVKDVLRNAIGAIDPMAKIQDGTIVSRGVELEINAYLVKGFTAIAGFSYNDSKYTQSDDTVLNRRPNTSGSPYLANLYASYQFLDGKLKGLGFGIGGNYASENKIVNNLNTAKNTDEVFTLPSYVVLNASAYYDAGKFRIGVKVDNFTNQHYWIGYTTANPQRLINAVGTLTYKF, encoded by the coding sequence ATGAAAAATGTACTGATGTGTGCTTCTTTGCTGGGCTCTGTATTCTCTTTTGCCCAAGAAAAAGATTCTACCAAAACAAAAAGCATTGATGCCGTAATCATTAATACATATATAAAAAAAGACAGTGAGTCTTCCAATAAAATGCCTTTAAAGGCGATTGAAAATCCACAGGTTTACTCAAGTATTGATAAAGTCATTTTAGAAAATCAAGGAATTTACACCGTTGATGATGCCTTCAAAAACATTACCGGTCTCCAAAATATGTGGACATCCAATGGTAGAGCAGGCGATGGAGGAGCTTACGTTAGTTTAAGAGGTTTTGTATCATCAAATTCTTTAAGAAACGGAGTATTAGGAGCTGTAACAGGAACTATTGATGCCATTAACCTTGAAAAAGTAGAAGTTCTGAAAGGCCCTTCAGGAACATTATTCGGAAGTTTACTGTCAAGCTATGGTGGAGTTATCAACCGGGTGACTAAAAAGCCTTATGATACATTTGGTGGAAATGTCAGCCTGGGAGGTGGAAGCTATAATACATACCGAGCAGCGGTAGATATTAATACCCCTATAACTCAAGATAAAAAGCTATTATTCCGATTAAATTCGGCTTACACCAACGAAGGTACGTTTCAAACGGAAGGATTCAGAAGAAACCTTGCTATTGCACCAAGTCTAAGCTATAAACCCACCGACCGCTTAACTATTAATCTAGATATGGAATTATTCCAGATGAAGAATATGAGCGATCAGACCTTCTTCTTCTATTCGGGAGATTACTTACAAAAGGTCAATAACATCAAGGATCTTAATCTTGATTATAGAAATTCTTACTTAGGAAAAGACCTTACCAATACAGGAAGAAGCATTAACTTCTTTGGGCAGGTTAACTATAAAGTTTCAAATACGATTACTTCTTCCACTAATTTCAGTACATCTTCCAGCTATTCTAACGGATTTATGCCTTATTTATATTTTTCCGGGGATTATGCAGACAGAGTATACAGAAGTGACCAGTCTACCAGAGACAGCAGAAAAAGATCTCTTAATTTCCAACAGAATTTTAATGGAGACTTTCATATTGGAAATCTAAGAAACAGAGTCGTGGTTGGTTTTGATTATTTAAGAGTAAATAACAATCAAAACTTCTACGATGTGAATGGATTTGATAAGAATGCAAAAGGAGAATCAATTCCGGTTCCTTTACATACGGCCTTTGATTATACAAATTTCAATGGCTCAGCATTACAAGTACAGTATGCAGCTATGGCGGGTAATGAAAAGCCTTACCTCATCAACGGGATACAGGAAAACTATGCGGTATACATTTCCAACGTATTAAATATTACCAAAAACCTTAATGTATTGATGGCATTGCGAGTGGATAACTTCAGCAATAAACCCGGCAGTACAAGCCTTACAGATCCTCAGGAAAAAGAAAAGCTAAACCAGACTTTCTTTTCTCCAAAATTAGGAGTAGTCTATGAACTTATAAAAGATAAGGTTTCTGTATTTGGAAATTACCAAAACAGCTTTAAAAACCTTGATTATTATGTAAATGCATCCGGTGCAACGGTAACCCCTGTTCCGGAACAGGCTAACCAGATAGAAGGAGGGATCAAAACCAATCTGTTCAACGGAAAAATATCTTCTACATTCAGCTATTATAATATTAAAGTAAAAGATGTTTTAAGAAATGCTATCGGTGCAATTGATCCAATGGCAAAAATCCAGGATGGAACCATTGTAAGCAGAGGAGTGGAGCTTGAAATCAATGCTTATCTGGTAAAAGGTTTTACAGCCATTGCAGGGTTCAGTTATAATGATTCAAAATATACTCAGTCTGATGATACTGTTCTTAACAGAAGACCGAACACGTCAGGATCTCCTTACCTAGCCAACCTTTATGCAAGCTATCAGTTTCTTGACGGAAAACTTAAAGGATTAGGATTCGGAATTGGAGGAAACTATGCAAGCGAAAATAAGATTGTCAATAACTTAAATACAGCAAAAAACACTGATGAAGTATTTACATTACCATCCTATGTAGTCCTGAATGCCAGTGCGTATTATGATGCCGGAAAATTCAGAATCGGTGTTAAGGTAGATAACTTTACCAATCAACATTACTGGATCGGATACACAACAGCCAATCCGCAAAGGTTAATTAATGCTGTAGGAACACTTACTTATAAATTCTAA
- a CDS encoding TonB-dependent siderophore receptor — MPQNISIITNKALEDQQVTTLSDGVLRNVAGAQRLEHWGDMYTRVNMRGSRAAAFMNGVNVTSNWGPLSEDMSYVDHIEFIKGPSGFLMSNGEPSGIYNIVTKKPTGNSLNGTARVTLGSFNMYRGEADIDTKVTDKVAFRLNLMAQNKNSFRDYEFNDRYIINPSLKVKLTDNTTLVAEYIYQKAKMSEVGSAYVYSFEGYGKKPVEYTVTDPGIDPTKITNHTVNLNLQHKFNENWKLTTQLSYVNEYTMGSDIWPGKFISDTKFIRTLNFWEASNIMKFGQIFLNGYLKTGSVSHKVLAGLDFGSKKYLADWSSSGALDTQENPFDLNAGTYTPPSAGYPKFNNQGKSLLERATPYGTIEQEYTGLYLQDELGFLDDALRLTVAARYTHVNENSYGTKAEANKITPRIGLSYSIDANTSAYALYDQAFTPQSGLFRDGTTAKPITGNSMEIGFKRDWFNGKWNTTLSLYNINKNNAIGGDPTDPTGVFSVFLGKTRVQGVEFDLKGEIAKGFNAILNYAFTENKFVETTQKANKGDLVPGYAKHTVNGWLNYTFTEGELEGFGLSFGGTFLGGRSSWNWGSINAPLQMNDYLKFDAGLSWENTKFRVGLNVFNVFNRYLYSGSSINFTMADANNTQRGGYYYQAEAPRNFRISLAYKF, encoded by the coding sequence ATCCCTCAGAATATTTCCATCATTACTAATAAAGCACTAGAAGACCAACAGGTTACAACTCTAAGTGACGGAGTGCTAAGAAATGTTGCCGGAGCTCAAAGATTAGAACACTGGGGAGATATGTACACCAGAGTGAATATGAGAGGATCCAGAGCTGCCGCTTTCATGAATGGAGTGAATGTAACTTCTAACTGGGGTCCGCTAAGTGAAGATATGAGCTATGTAGATCATATTGAATTCATCAAAGGCCCGTCTGGATTCCTAATGTCAAACGGAGAACCAAGTGGTATTTATAATATTGTTACTAAAAAACCTACAGGAAATTCTCTGAACGGAACGGCAAGAGTAACCCTTGGAAGTTTTAATATGTATAGAGGTGAAGCAGATATTGACACGAAAGTTACTGATAAAGTAGCATTTAGATTAAATCTAATGGCTCAGAATAAAAACAGCTTCAGAGACTATGAGTTTAATGATCGATATATCATCAATCCATCATTAAAAGTGAAGCTGACGGATAACACAACGTTGGTTGCTGAATATATTTACCAGAAAGCAAAAATGTCTGAAGTAGGCTCTGCTTACGTTTATAGTTTTGAAGGATATGGTAAAAAACCTGTAGAATATACTGTTACAGATCCGGGAATTGATCCTACAAAAATCACTAACCATACTGTTAACTTAAACTTACAGCACAAATTTAACGAAAACTGGAAATTAACAACCCAACTTTCCTATGTAAATGAATATACTATGGGAAGTGATATCTGGCCGGGGAAATTTATTTCAGATACAAAATTTATAAGAACTCTTAATTTTTGGGAAGCGAGTAATATCATGAAATTTGGTCAGATATTTTTAAATGGTTATTTGAAAACCGGATCTGTTTCTCATAAAGTATTGGCTGGGCTCGATTTTGGTTCAAAGAAGTATCTGGCAGACTGGTCAAGCAGTGGAGCCCTGGATACACAAGAAAACCCTTTTGATCTTAATGCTGGTACATATACACCTCCTAGTGCAGGCTATCCTAAATTTAATAATCAAGGAAAGTCTTTATTAGAAAGAGCAACTCCTTACGGTACTATTGAACAGGAATATACAGGGTTATATTTACAAGATGAATTAGGATTTCTTGATGATGCTCTTCGTTTAACCGTTGCGGCACGTTATACCCATGTAAATGAGAATAGTTATGGAACTAAAGCAGAGGCCAACAAAATAACGCCACGTATCGGATTAAGTTATTCTATAGATGCTAATACTTCCGCTTATGCATTATATGACCAGGCATTTACACCACAATCCGGGTTGTTCAGAGACGGAACAACAGCAAAACCTATCACCGGAAACAGTATGGAAATTGGGTTCAAAAGAGACTGGTTTAATGGGAAATGGAATACTACTCTTTCTTTATATAACATTAACAAAAACAATGCAATCGGTGGTGATCCTACCGATCCTACAGGAGTTTTCTCTGTGTTTCTTGGAAAAACAAGAGTACAAGGAGTAGAGTTTGATTTGAAAGGAGAAATCGCTAAAGGATTTAACGCTATCCTTAATTATGCTTTCACTGAAAATAAATTCGTAGAAACGACACAGAAAGCAAACAAAGGAGATTTGGTTCCCGGATATGCCAAGCATACAGTTAATGGCTGGTTAAACTACACATTTACTGAAGGAGAATTGGAAGGATTTGGTCTAAGCTTCGGTGGAACCTTCCTGGGAGGAAGAAGCAGCTGGAACTGGGGAAGTATCAACGCTCCTCTGCAAATGAATGATTATCTGAAATTTGACGCTGGACTATCCTGGGAAAACACGAAGTTCAGAGTGGGATTGAATGTTTTCAACGTCTTCAACAGATATCTGTATAGTGGAAGCAGTATTAACTTCACTATGGCGGATGCTAATAACACCCAAAGAGGTGGATATTACTATCAGGCCGAAGCCCCTAGAAACTTCAGAATATCTTTAGCATATAAATTCTAA